A genome region from Chelonia mydas isolate rCheMyd1 chromosome 24, rCheMyd1.pri.v2, whole genome shotgun sequence includes the following:
- the LOC102934529 gene encoding interferon-inducible GTPase 5 isoform X1 translates to MFLLLCRRLSAMALDEFKAAVYEGRLTDAISNVQQRPLESFNSHTLSIAITGESGSGKSSLINAMRGLCAGDEGAAETGMLDTMREPMVYSDPILPGVTLWDLPGVGTFYFPLDTYFERLNLSQYEFFIIVGSQRFRSDHAWLVREIQRMGKRFYFVRSKADVDLDASRRQRPSSYNQERILQQIREDCRRGVAAEGVGHPQVFVVSSRETNCYDFPLLRQTLQTELLSLKRHAFLLSLPAVASPIVNQKKADLKGEIWKTALFLCLLAAIPVPGLAFLCTFFGFRKHLFRHYSSFGVDDRSLSALAQRVGEPVRELTAVMTSLGTTPMMALKLLSDSVGAAVMVAEYSWKRLPVFGAMVSGGVALVTTYFMLRKCLASVADDTQRVLSKALEAERENTI, encoded by the coding sequence atgtttcttcttctctgccgCAGACTGAGCGCCATGGCTCTCGATGAGTTCAAAGCCGCTGTCTATGAAGGGAGGCTGACAGATGCGATTTCTAATGTGCAGCAGAGACCGCTGGAGTCGTTTAACAGCCACACCCTCAGCATCGCCATCACGGGGGAGTCGGGCTCCGGGAAGTCCTCCCTCATCAACGCCATGCGGGGGCTATGTGCTGGTGATGAAGGCGCTGCTGAAACCGGGATGTTAGATACCATGAGGGAGCCGATGGTTTATTCAGATCCCATCCTTCCAGGCGTCACGCTCTGGGACCTGCCAGGGGTGGGGACGTTCTATTTCCCTCTCGACACCTACTTTGAGCGGCTCAATTTGAGCCAATACGAGTTCTTCATCATCGTCGGCTCCCAGCGCTTCCGCTCCGACCACGCCTGGCTGGTCCGTGAGATCCAGAGAATGGGCAAGAGGTTCTACTTTGTGCGCTCCAAAGCCGACGTGGACCTGGATGCTTCCAGGAGGCAGCGTCCCTCCAGCTACAACCAGGAGAGGATCCTGCAGCAGATCAGGGAGGACTGCAGGAGAGGGGTAGCAGCTGAGGGAGTGGGCCACCCACAGGTTTTTGTCGTTTCGAGTAGGGAAACCAACTGCTACGATTTTCCCCTCCTGCGACAAACTTTGCAGACGGAGCTGCTGAGCCTGAAGAGACATGCCTTCCTGCTTAGCCTGCCTGCTGTCGCCTCCCCCATTGTCAACCAGAAGAAAGCCGACCTGAAGGGGGAGATTTGGAAAACAGCCCTTTTCTTATGTCTTCTCGCTGCCATTCCTGTCCCAGGCCTCGCTTTCTTGTGCACCTTCTTTGGCTTCAGGAAACACCTGTTCCGACACTACAGCAGCTTTGGCGTGGATGACAGGTCCCTCTCTGCTCTCGCCCAGCGGGTTGGGGAGCCCGTGCGGGAGCTGACGGCTGTGATGACGTCCTTGGGAACGACCCCCATGATGGCTCTGAAGCTGTTGTCGGATTCGGTGGGGGCCGCCGTGATGGTAGCGGAATATTCGTGGAAGCGCCTCCCCGTATTTGGTGCCATGGTGTCAGGAGGGGTGGCGCTGGTTACCACCTACTTCATGCTGCGGAAGTGTTTGGCCTCTGTAGCTGACGACACCCAGCGGGTTCTCAGCAAAGCTCTGGAGGCCGAACGGGAAAACACCATCTAG
- the LOC102934529 gene encoding interferon-inducible GTPase 5 isoform X2, translated as MALDEFKAAVYEGRLTDAISNVQQRPLESFNSHTLSIAITGESGSGKSSLINAMRGLCAGDEGAAETGMLDTMREPMVYSDPILPGVTLWDLPGVGTFYFPLDTYFERLNLSQYEFFIIVGSQRFRSDHAWLVREIQRMGKRFYFVRSKADVDLDASRRQRPSSYNQERILQQIREDCRRGVAAEGVGHPQVFVVSSRETNCYDFPLLRQTLQTELLSLKRHAFLLSLPAVASPIVNQKKADLKGEIWKTALFLCLLAAIPVPGLAFLCTFFGFRKHLFRHYSSFGVDDRSLSALAQRVGEPVRELTAVMTSLGTTPMMALKLLSDSVGAAVMVAEYSWKRLPVFGAMVSGGVALVTTYFMLRKCLASVADDTQRVLSKALEAERENTI; from the coding sequence ATGGCTCTCGATGAGTTCAAAGCCGCTGTCTATGAAGGGAGGCTGACAGATGCGATTTCTAATGTGCAGCAGAGACCGCTGGAGTCGTTTAACAGCCACACCCTCAGCATCGCCATCACGGGGGAGTCGGGCTCCGGGAAGTCCTCCCTCATCAACGCCATGCGGGGGCTATGTGCTGGTGATGAAGGCGCTGCTGAAACCGGGATGTTAGATACCATGAGGGAGCCGATGGTTTATTCAGATCCCATCCTTCCAGGCGTCACGCTCTGGGACCTGCCAGGGGTGGGGACGTTCTATTTCCCTCTCGACACCTACTTTGAGCGGCTCAATTTGAGCCAATACGAGTTCTTCATCATCGTCGGCTCCCAGCGCTTCCGCTCCGACCACGCCTGGCTGGTCCGTGAGATCCAGAGAATGGGCAAGAGGTTCTACTTTGTGCGCTCCAAAGCCGACGTGGACCTGGATGCTTCCAGGAGGCAGCGTCCCTCCAGCTACAACCAGGAGAGGATCCTGCAGCAGATCAGGGAGGACTGCAGGAGAGGGGTAGCAGCTGAGGGAGTGGGCCACCCACAGGTTTTTGTCGTTTCGAGTAGGGAAACCAACTGCTACGATTTTCCCCTCCTGCGACAAACTTTGCAGACGGAGCTGCTGAGCCTGAAGAGACATGCCTTCCTGCTTAGCCTGCCTGCTGTCGCCTCCCCCATTGTCAACCAGAAGAAAGCCGACCTGAAGGGGGAGATTTGGAAAACAGCCCTTTTCTTATGTCTTCTCGCTGCCATTCCTGTCCCAGGCCTCGCTTTCTTGTGCACCTTCTTTGGCTTCAGGAAACACCTGTTCCGACACTACAGCAGCTTTGGCGTGGATGACAGGTCCCTCTCTGCTCTCGCCCAGCGGGTTGGGGAGCCCGTGCGGGAGCTGACGGCTGTGATGACGTCCTTGGGAACGACCCCCATGATGGCTCTGAAGCTGTTGTCGGATTCGGTGGGGGCCGCCGTGATGGTAGCGGAATATTCGTGGAAGCGCCTCCCCGTATTTGGTGCCATGGTGTCAGGAGGGGTGGCGCTGGTTACCACCTACTTCATGCTGCGGAAGTGTTTGGCCTCTGTAGCTGACGACACCCAGCGGGTTCTCAGCAAAGCTCTGGAGGCCGAACGGGAAAACACCATCTAG
- the LOC102934529 gene encoding interferon-inducible GTPase 5 isoform X3, with the protein MALDEFKAAVYEGRLTDAISNVQQRPLESFNSHTLSIAITGESGSGKSSLINAMRGLCAGDEGAAETGMLDTMREPMVYSDPILPGVTLWDLPGVGTFYFPLDTYFERLNLSQYEFFIIVGSQRFRSDHAWLVREIQRMGKRFYFVRSKADVDLDASRRQRPSSYNQERILQQIREDCRRGVAAEGVGHPQVFVVSSRETNCYDFPLLRQTLQTELLSLKRHAFLLSLPAVASPIVNQKKADLKGEIWKTALFLCLLAAIPVPGLAFLCTFFGFRKHLFRHYSSFGVDDRSLSALAQRVGEPVRELTAVMTSLGTTPMMALKLLSDSVGAAVMVAEYSWKRLPVFGAMVSGGVALVTTYFMYGN; encoded by the exons ATGGCTCTCGATGAGTTCAAAGCCGCTGTCTATGAAGGGAGGCTGACAGATGCGATTTCTAATGTGCAGCAGAGACCGCTGGAGTCGTTTAACAGCCACACCCTCAGCATCGCCATCACGGGGGAGTCGGGCTCCGGGAAGTCCTCCCTCATCAACGCCATGCGGGGGCTATGTGCTGGTGATGAAGGCGCTGCTGAAACCGGGATGTTAGATACCATGAGGGAGCCGATGGTTTATTCAGATCCCATCCTTCCAGGCGTCACGCTCTGGGACCTGCCAGGGGTGGGGACGTTCTATTTCCCTCTCGACACCTACTTTGAGCGGCTCAATTTGAGCCAATACGAGTTCTTCATCATCGTCGGCTCCCAGCGCTTCCGCTCCGACCACGCCTGGCTGGTCCGTGAGATCCAGAGAATGGGCAAGAGGTTCTACTTTGTGCGCTCCAAAGCCGACGTGGACCTGGATGCTTCCAGGAGGCAGCGTCCCTCCAGCTACAACCAGGAGAGGATCCTGCAGCAGATCAGGGAGGACTGCAGGAGAGGGGTAGCAGCTGAGGGAGTGGGCCACCCACAGGTTTTTGTCGTTTCGAGTAGGGAAACCAACTGCTACGATTTTCCCCTCCTGCGACAAACTTTGCAGACGGAGCTGCTGAGCCTGAAGAGACATGCCTTCCTGCTTAGCCTGCCTGCTGTCGCCTCCCCCATTGTCAACCAGAAGAAAGCCGACCTGAAGGGGGAGATTTGGAAAACAGCCCTTTTCTTATGTCTTCTCGCTGCCATTCCTGTCCCAGGCCTCGCTTTCTTGTGCACCTTCTTTGGCTTCAGGAAACACCTGTTCCGACACTACAGCAGCTTTGGCGTGGATGACAGGTCCCTCTCTGCTCTCGCCCAGCGGGTTGGGGAGCCCGTGCGGGAGCTGACGGCTGTGATGACGTCCTTGGGAACGACCCCCATGATGGCTCTGAAGCTGTTGTCGGATTCGGTGGGGGCCGCCGTGATGGTAGCGGAATATTCGTGGAAGCGCCTCCCCGTATTTGGTGCCATGGTGTCAGGAGGGGTGGCGCTGGTTACCACCTACTTC ATGTATGGTAATTAA